The Cyclopterus lumpus isolate fCycLum1 chromosome 6, fCycLum1.pri, whole genome shotgun sequence genome contains a region encoding:
- the mob2a gene encoding MOB kinase activator 2a isoform X3, whose amino-acid sequence MDWLMGKSKAKPNGKKPAEEKKQYLELEYTKIRVVDFDLKELVVLPREIDLNEWLASNTTTFFNLINLQYSTISEFCTGDTCQTMTACNTIYYWYDERGKKTKCTAPQYVDFVMSLCQKLVTDEEIFPTKYGKEFPNSFESLVKKICRYLFHVLAHLYGAHFKETVALELQGHLNTLYAHFIVFVREFNLVDPKETCIMDDLSEVLCAPAPAPPPAPTPAPSSPASAPSPSSQNHVTER is encoded by the exons GAAGTCGAAGGCGAAGCCAAATGGAAAGAAGCCGGCAGAAGAGAAAAAGCAGTATCTGGAGCTCGAGTACACAAAAATCCGTGTGGTGGATTTTGACCTCAAAGAGCTTGTGGTGCTGCCCAGAGAGATAGACCTCAACGAATGGCTCGCCAGCAACA CGACAACATTCTTCAATCTTATCAACCTGCAGTACAGCACCATCTCAGAGTTCTGCACTGGGGACACTTGTCAAACCATGACGGCCTGCAACAC AATATACTACTGGTATGACgagagggggaagaagacaAAGTGCACTGCTCCACAATATGTCGACTTTGTAATGAGTCTTTGTCAGAAACTGGTCACAGATGAGGAGATCTTTCCTACAAAATATG gcAAAGAGTTCCCCAACTCCTTTGAGTCCTTGGTAAAGAAGATCTGCCGGTACCTGTTCCACGTGCTGGCTCACCTCTACGGGGCGcactttaaagagacagtggCTCTGGAGCTGCAGGGCCACTTGAACACTCTGTATGCACATTTCATCGTTTTCGTAAGGGAATTCAACCTGGTTGACCCCAAGGAGACCTGTATCATGGACGACCTGTCCGAAGTTCTCTGcgcccctgcccctgccccgCCACCCGCACCCACCCCAGCCCCTTCCTCCCCAGCCTCAGCGCCCTCCCCTTCCTCACAAAACCACGTGACGGAGAGATGA
- the mob2a gene encoding MOB kinase activator 2a isoform X2, with product MRFKRNGSYTLNRKSKAKPNGKKPAEEKKQYLELEYTKIRVVDFDLKELVVLPREIDLNEWLASNTTTFFNLINLQYSTISEFCTGDTCQTMTACNTIYYWYDERGKKTKCTAPQYVDFVMSLCQKLVTDEEIFPTKYGKEFPNSFESLVKKICRYLFHVLAHLYGAHFKETVALELQGHLNTLYAHFIVFVREFNLVDPKETCIMDDLSEVLCAPAPAPPPAPTPAPSSPASAPSPSSQNHVTER from the exons GAAGTCGAAGGCGAAGCCAAATGGAAAGAAGCCGGCAGAAGAGAAAAAGCAGTATCTGGAGCTCGAGTACACAAAAATCCGTGTGGTGGATTTTGACCTCAAAGAGCTTGTGGTGCTGCCCAGAGAGATAGACCTCAACGAATGGCTCGCCAGCAACA CGACAACATTCTTCAATCTTATCAACCTGCAGTACAGCACCATCTCAGAGTTCTGCACTGGGGACACTTGTCAAACCATGACGGCCTGCAACAC AATATACTACTGGTATGACgagagggggaagaagacaAAGTGCACTGCTCCACAATATGTCGACTTTGTAATGAGTCTTTGTCAGAAACTGGTCACAGATGAGGAGATCTTTCCTACAAAATATG gcAAAGAGTTCCCCAACTCCTTTGAGTCCTTGGTAAAGAAGATCTGCCGGTACCTGTTCCACGTGCTGGCTCACCTCTACGGGGCGcactttaaagagacagtggCTCTGGAGCTGCAGGGCCACTTGAACACTCTGTATGCACATTTCATCGTTTTCGTAAGGGAATTCAACCTGGTTGACCCCAAGGAGACCTGTATCATGGACGACCTGTCCGAAGTTCTCTGcgcccctgcccctgccccgCCACCCGCACCCACCCCAGCCCCTTCCTCCCCAGCCTCAGCGCCCTCCCCTTCCTCACAAAACCACGTGACGGAGAGATGA
- the mob2a gene encoding MOB kinase activator 2a isoform X1 has product MVGDYCSFSGDKTDMHSQRNSKNGLSCKMVLQAVGKVLRKSKAKPNGKKPAEEKKQYLELEYTKIRVVDFDLKELVVLPREIDLNEWLASNTTTFFNLINLQYSTISEFCTGDTCQTMTACNTIYYWYDERGKKTKCTAPQYVDFVMSLCQKLVTDEEIFPTKYGKEFPNSFESLVKKICRYLFHVLAHLYGAHFKETVALELQGHLNTLYAHFIVFVREFNLVDPKETCIMDDLSEVLCAPAPAPPPAPTPAPSSPASAPSPSSQNHVTER; this is encoded by the exons aTGGTCGGAGATTATTGCTCATTTTCTGGAGATAAAACGGACATGCACTCTCAGAGAAACTCCAAAAATGGACTAAGTTGCAAGATGGTGCTTCAGGCTGTCGGAAAAGTACTGAG GAAGTCGAAGGCGAAGCCAAATGGAAAGAAGCCGGCAGAAGAGAAAAAGCAGTATCTGGAGCTCGAGTACACAAAAATCCGTGTGGTGGATTTTGACCTCAAAGAGCTTGTGGTGCTGCCCAGAGAGATAGACCTCAACGAATGGCTCGCCAGCAACA CGACAACATTCTTCAATCTTATCAACCTGCAGTACAGCACCATCTCAGAGTTCTGCACTGGGGACACTTGTCAAACCATGACGGCCTGCAACAC AATATACTACTGGTATGACgagagggggaagaagacaAAGTGCACTGCTCCACAATATGTCGACTTTGTAATGAGTCTTTGTCAGAAACTGGTCACAGATGAGGAGATCTTTCCTACAAAATATG gcAAAGAGTTCCCCAACTCCTTTGAGTCCTTGGTAAAGAAGATCTGCCGGTACCTGTTCCACGTGCTGGCTCACCTCTACGGGGCGcactttaaagagacagtggCTCTGGAGCTGCAGGGCCACTTGAACACTCTGTATGCACATTTCATCGTTTTCGTAAGGGAATTCAACCTGGTTGACCCCAAGGAGACCTGTATCATGGACGACCTGTCCGAAGTTCTCTGcgcccctgcccctgccccgCCACCCGCACCCACCCCAGCCCCTTCCTCCCCAGCCTCAGCGCCCTCCCCTTCCTCACAAAACCACGTGACGGAGAGATGA
- the kcnj11 gene encoding ATP-sensitive inward rectifier potassium channel 11 has translation MLSRKGLIPEDYLLTRLAENVLQPKFFKAKSGKARFVAKNGTCNVAHTNIREQGRFLQDVFTTLVDLKWLHTLIIFTMSFLCSWLLFGMIWWLIAFAHGDLDQSGDGFVPCVTDIHSFSSAFLFSIEVQVTIGFGGRMVTEECVSAIIVLIVQNIVGLLINAIMLGCIFMKTAQANRRAETLIFSKHAVISVRNNKLCFMIRIGDLRKSMIISATVRLQVVRRSTTTEGEVVPLDQIDIHMDNPVGTNGVFLVSPLIICHVIDKDSPLYELSAFELQHEDIEVIAVLEGVVETTGITTQARTSYVSEEILWGQRFVPTVSEEDGMYAVDYSKFGNTMKVPTPFCSAKKLDEVGGIARFKLNEGVTLRATVRRRRRSVVVRRSRNETE, from the coding sequence ATGTTGTCCAGGAAAGGACTCATTCCTGAAGATTACTTGCTCACTCGTCTGGCTGAGAATGTCCTGCAGCCAAAGTTCTTTAAGGCCAAATCGGGGAAAGCAAGGTTCGTGGCCAAAAACGGCACCTGCAATGTAGCGCACACCAACATCCGAGAACAGGGTCGATTCTTGCaggacgtcttcaccaccctcgTGGATTTAAAATGGCTCCATACGCTCATCATTTTCACCATGTCCTTTCTATGCAGCTGGCTCCTTTTCGGGATGATCTGGTGGCTTATTGCATTTGCGCATGGCGACTTGGACCAGAGTGGAGACGGCTTTGTCCCGTGCGTAACGGACattcactccttctcctccgctTTCCTCTTCTCAATAGAGGTCCAGGTGACCATCGGCTTCGGGGGCCGGATGGTCACGGAGGAGTGCGTCTCCGCCATCATAGTTCTTATCGTGCAGAACATCGTCGGACTGCTCATCAACGCCATCATGCTCGGCTGCATCTTCATGAAAACGGCGCAGGCCAATCGGCGCGCGGAGACGCTCATTTTCAGCAAGCACGCAGTCATCTCAGTCCGAAACAACAAGCTGTGCTTCATGATCCGGATCGGGGATCTGAGGAAAAGCATGATCATCAGCGCCACGGTGCGGTTGCAGGTGGTCAGGAGAAGCACCACCACGGAGGGCGAGGTGGTGCCTCTGGACCAGATCGACATCCACATGGATAACCCGGTGGGCACCAACGGCGTCTTCCTGGTGTCCCCCCTCATCATCTGTCACGTGATCGACAAGGACAGCCCTCTGTATGAGCTGTCCGCTTTTGAGCTGCAGCACGAGGACATCGAGGTGATCGCGGTGCTGGAGGGGGTGGTGGAGACCACGGGCATCACCACCCAAGCCAGGACCTCCTACGTGTCGGAGGAGATCCTGTGGGGGCAGCGCTTCGTCCCCACGGTCTCCGAGGAGGACGGCATGTACGCGGTGGACTACTCCAAGTTCGGTAACACCATGAAGGTCCCGACGCCGTTCTGCAGCGCCAAGAAACTGGACGAGGTCGGCGGCATCGCTCGCTTTAAACTCAACGAGGGCGTCACCTTGCGGGCGACTGTGAGAAGGCGGCGGCGCTCCGTGGTGGTCCGCAGGTCCCGGAATGAGACTGAGTGA